Proteins co-encoded in one Bacillota bacterium genomic window:
- a CDS encoding GntR family transcriptional regulator: MKLIERYSLVPIYHQVKEFIRSKIESGEWLPGYKIPSEEQLAQLPQPRPIFRSFWGVE, translated from the coding sequence GTGAAACTCATTGAGAGATATTCGCTAGTTCCTATCTACCATCAAGTTAAAGAGTTTATAAGGTCCAAAATCGAATCAGGCGAGTGGTTGCCGGGCTACAAGATCCCTTCCGAAGAACAACTAGCCCAACTTCCGCAACCCAGGCCTATTTTTCGATCATTTTGGGGTGTCGAGTAA
- a CDS encoding carbohydrate ABC transporter permease, with protein sequence MNATDASFVVKRRSMLGFQTRQQLIMNLVLAVTAIVVVFPIFWTISSSFKTIQEIYSLVPRLLPKRLDFSNYRFLFETSVIDYKQAILNSLVVSALAVILVVTCATLAGYGFSRVDFRHRDRIFNMIVLLQFVPLTAGIIAQWHIMSLLRLKDTLWGLALLLTAMALPANIFLMRQVFLGIPRDLEDAARIDGASTSQMLWYVMLPLAGGGIILTAVNSFLFVWGDFIYARTMISIPSKYTLPVIITTSIPSTPATLRVATYGVYNAAAMITALPAIIFFILIQNRFYEGAREGLKG encoded by the coding sequence ATGAACGCAACCGATGCATCTTTCGTGGTGAAAAGAAGATCTATGTTGGGGTTTCAAACAAGGCAACAGCTGATCATGAATCTCGTCTTAGCGGTGACCGCTATAGTTGTTGTCTTTCCTATCTTTTGGACAATTTCTAGCTCTTTTAAAACCATACAAGAGATCTACTCGCTAGTTCCCAGGTTGCTGCCAAAGAGACTCGACTTCTCCAACTACAGGTTTCTTTTCGAGACTTCTGTCATAGATTACAAGCAGGCCATTTTGAATAGCTTGGTAGTAAGTGCACTTGCGGTTATATTGGTTGTGACATGCGCAACCCTCGCGGGATACGGTTTTTCCAGAGTGGATTTCCGCCATAGAGACAGAATCTTCAATATGATCGTACTCCTTCAATTCGTGCCACTTACGGCCGGAATTATCGCCCAGTGGCATATCATGAGTTTGCTAAGGCTAAAAGATACCCTTTGGGGTCTGGCTTTGCTACTCACGGCGATGGCCTTACCTGCGAATATATTCTTGATGCGACAGGTCTTCCTAGGGATTCCTCGTGACCTTGAAGACGCCGCCAGGATCGATGGCGCGTCTACTTCTCAGATGCTCTGGTACGTAATGCTCCCGCTAGCTGGCGGCGGGATCATCTTGACTGCTGTAAATTCATTCCTATTTGTCTGGGGAGACTTCATTTACGCCCGTACTATGATTTCTATTCCTAGCAAATATACACTGCCCGTAATAATAACCACCAGTATTCCATCTACCCCTGCAACCCTTCGGGTTGCTACCTATGGCGTCTATAATGCCGCTGCCATGATAACCGCTTTGCCGGCTATCATTTTCTTCATATTGATACAGAACAGGTTCTATGAAGGCGCACGAGAGGGACTGAAGGGCTAA